The following are encoded in a window of Hemiscyllium ocellatum isolate sHemOce1 chromosome 46, sHemOce1.pat.X.cur, whole genome shotgun sequence genomic DNA:
- the LOC132836218 gene encoding zinc finger protein 239-like — MLLRHQRAHADPFKCQDCENCYKRSSELMSHLRVHTDERPFKCSVCGKGFKTTGELIRHQSVHTEERQFKCSQCGTGFSRSYDLCAHQRVHTGERPFTCAECGKGFTRTSNLLKHHRVHSEERPFKCPDCGKGHVSSTELMSHQRVHSEERPFRCCHCGTGFRWSSDLHIHQRIHTGERPFTCTECGKGFSRSFYLMTHQRVHTRERPFTCLLCGKGFTQSSHLMAHQYVHSEERPFKCPDCGQCYKSSKSLLSHQHVHTDERPFKCPVCGKCFKSSADLMRHQRIHTDEKPFKCSQCGSAFRRSSDLTVHKRIHTGERPFTCSECGKGFTTNSNLLIHQRVHTGERPFTCSVCEKRFTQSAHLLRHQRLHK, encoded by the coding sequence AtgctgctgaggcaccagcgagcTCACGCTGACCCTTTCAAATGTCAAGATTGTGAGAACTGCTACAAACGTTCCAGCGAACTGATGTCCCATCTACGTGTTCACACAGATGAGAGACCTTTTAAATGCTCAGTTTGTGGGAAGGGTTTTAAAACGACCGGGGAACTGATACGTCACCAAAGTGTTCATACTGAGGAGAGACAGTTCAagtgctctcagtgtgggacaggGTTCAGTAGATCATATGATCTCTGCGCACACCAAAGAGTTCACACCGGGGAAAGGCCTTTCACCTGtgcagagtgtgggaagggatttactcggACATccaacctgctgaagcaccaTCGGGTTCACTCTGAAGAAAGGCCTTTTAAGTGCCCGGACTGTGGGAAAGGCCACGTAAGTTCCACTGAATTGATGTCCCATCAGCGTGTTCACTCTGAGGAGAGACCTTTCAGGTGCTGtcactgtgggactgggttcAGATGGTCATCTGATCTTCATATACACCAGCGaattcacactggagagaggccattcacttgtACTGAATGTGGGAAGGGATTCTCTCGGTCATTTTACCTCATGacgcaccagcgagttcacactagGGAGAGGCCATTTACCTGCTTACTGTGTGgcaagggattcactcagtcatctcATCTCATGGCACACCAGTACGTACACAGTGAGGAGCGACCTTTCAAATGCCCAGATTGTGGACAGTGCTATAAAAGTTCCAAGAGTCTTTTGTCCCATCAACATGTTCATACTGATGAGAGACCTTTTAAGTGTCCAGTTTGTGGGAAATGCTTTAAAAGTTCTGCAGATCTGATGCGTCATCAACGTATTCACACTGATGAGAAACCATTCAAGTGCTCTCAATGTGGATCTGCATTCAGGCGATCATCTGACCTCACTGTACACAAGCGcattcacactggagagaggccTTTCAcatgctctgagtgtgggaagggattcacgaCAAACTCCAACCTGCTGatacaccagcgggttcacactggggagaggccatttactTGCTCAGTGTGTGAAAAGAGGTTTACTCAGTCAGCTCACCTGCTTCGCCACCAGCGACTTCACAAGTGA